The DNA segment GCGCTTCCGCCGGAAGAGGTCGGTCTTGATCGAGGCAACACGATCCAGGAACAGGTAGCCGTCGAGGTGGTCCGCCTCGTGCTGGATGGCGACCGCCTCGAAACCGATCGCCTCGAGGATGACCTGCTTCCCCTCGCGATCGAGCGCGTCCACCAGAACCCACTGGGCGCGCTCCACGTTCGCGGTATAGTCCGGCACGCTCATGCACCCCTCCCGGACGAGCTGCTTCCCTCCCATGGCGAGGATTTCGGGATTGACCAGCACGAGAAGGCCGTGATTCGCCTCCTGGCCGCCGCGACGGTGGGTCGAGACGTCGACCACGATGATGCGGCTAGACATCCCGACCTGCGGTGCGGCGATG comes from the Candidatus Deferrimicrobiaceae bacterium genome and includes:
- the def gene encoding peptide deformylase yields the protein MAILPILKFPDPRLKEKSAPVTGVTAEVSAFIDDLLETMRTSPGCVGIAAPQVGMSSRIIVVDVSTHRRGGQEANHGLLVLVNPEILAMGGKQLVREGCMSVPDYTANVERAQWVLVDALDREGKQVILEAIGFEAVAIQHEADHLDGYLFLDRVASIKTDLFRRKRYRS